One window from the genome of Glycine soja cultivar W05 chromosome 12, ASM419377v2, whole genome shotgun sequence encodes:
- the LOC114378667 gene encoding formin-like protein 3, giving the protein MELTRRSYAVVYVILLCALAQGGSEGKGGKEEEISIDGGGAFSSSIYVHGIKVENELKHCRKELIERNNDVKTSTSPPAPVSEKGSSRYLLTKHSGSTLGVESGHGRNLIADSPHNAPSPSATAESPSHGPTPTSSPSSPSQSSPTPSPKGVDLPLPPNMFVPFPPSPRVPHPPPQNFRPIVYAPVPSPPNNENKKKQTIILAAALSGIIILIGLALCYREASRNKGDRDDRPLLVLTSSDYSGGSKKVVRLGDADKEESDIGNGKKPSNFRNWSIKGGHNNGSLVETTASEGVGQVPVPPNGKPAPPPPPPRPPPPPAPKPPPPPAPRAPPPPKGAHPPPAPPKPMGGKNQGPLLAKEGTSSDGDAPKPKLKPFFWDKVNAKPDQSMVWHEIRAGSFVINEEMMESLFGCTNQNKNEPKKNSPHVDTSVHYIQIIDPKKAQNLSILLRALNVTTEEVIDALKEGNEIPVELIQTLLKMAPTTDEELKLRLFTGQLSELGPAERFLKLLVDIPFAFKRLESLMFMFMLKEDFSSIKDSFATLEVACHELRKSRLFLKLLEAVLKTGNRMNDGTYRGGAQAFRLDTLLKLSDVKGTDSKTTLLHFVVQEIIRSEGIRAVRTERASRSISSVGTNNDSDEGTEESEEHYRSLGLQVVSGLGDVKKAALIDGDALSSSVSKLGYSMVKTQEFLDRDMKSIEEESEFQHCMESFMVRAREEVTWLVDEEKRIMALVKSTADYFHGNAGKDEGLRLFLIVRDFLTILDKVCREVSESTVNLAKAASNSAKEGTRSSVSSSQNSTTPPVDLHRRLFPAIAERRVDYSSSDEDEEF; this is encoded by the exons ATGGAATTGACAAGACGCAGCTATGCGGTTGTTTATGTCATTCTCCTTTGTGCGTTGGCCCAAGGGGGCTCAGAGGGGAAGGGGGGGAAGGAAGAGGAAATTTCTATAGATGGTGGAGGAGCTTTCTCATCATCCATTTATGTTCATGGAATTAAG GTTGAAAATGAGTTGAAACATTGCAGGAAAGAATTGATAGAGAGGAACAATGATGTCAAAACTAGTACTTCTCCTCCTGCTCCAGTTTCAGAAAAGGGTAGCTCTAGATATTTATTGACAAAGCATTCTGGATCAACCTTGGGTGTGGAAAGTGGTCATGGCAGAAATTTGATTGCTGATTCACCACATAATGCACCAAGCCCTTCTGCTACTGCTGAATCACCAAGTCATGGTCCAACACCAACAAGTTCTCCATCATCACCATCTCAATCATCACCAACTCCAAGTCCAAAAGGTGTGGATTTACCACTCCCTCCAAATATGTTTGTGCCATTTCCACCATCACCCCGTGTACCTCATCCTCCTCCTCAAAATTTTCGACCTATAGTATATGCTCCTGTTCCTTCACCACCtaacaatgaaaacaaaaagaagcaaACAATTATTTTAGCCGCCGCTTTATCAGGAATTATAATCTTGATAGGCTTGGCCCTCTGCTATCGTGAAGCAAGTCGCAACAAAGGTGACAGAGATGACAGGCCTTTGCTCGTATTAACCTCAAGTGATTATTCTGGTG gATCAAAGAAGGTTGTTCGATTGGGAGATGCTGACAAGGAAGAATCTGACATTGGCAATGGAAAGAAGCCTTCTAATTTTAGAAATTGGTCCATTAAGGGTGGACATAACAATGGCTCACTGGTTGAGACAACAGCATCAGAAGGTGTAGGACAAGTTCCAGTGCCTCCTAATGGAAAGCCTGCCCCTCCACCTCCACCTCCCagaccaccaccaccaccggcTCCAAAGCCGCCACCGCCTCCTGCTCCTCGTGCACCGCCACCTCCAAAAGGTGCTCATCCTCCACCTGCTCCTCCTAAACCAATGGGAGGTAAAAATCAAGGTCCACTACTTGCTAAAGAAGGAACTTCAAGTGATGGTGATGCTCCAAAACCAAAACTAAAGCCATTTTTCTGGGATAAGGTTAATGCAAAACCTGACCAATCAATGGTGTGGCATGAGATCAGAGCAGGATCATTCGT GATCAATGAGGAAATGATGGAGTCTTTGTTTGGCTGCACCAACCAGAATAAAAATgaacctaaaaaaaattcaccacATGTTGATACTTCAGTGCATTATATTCAGATTATTGACCCTAAGAAAGCACAGAACTTATCAATTCTCTTGCGAGCTCTGAATGTGACAACAGAAGAAGTTATTGATGCTCTTAAAGAAG GTAATGAGATTCCTGTGGAGCTCATTCAGACGTTGTTGAAGATGGCACCTACAACAGATGAGGAATTGAAGCTAAGGCTATTCACAGGACAACTCTCAGAACTAGGCCCGGCAGAGAGGTTTCTCAAATTGTTGGTTGACATTCCATTCGCTTTCAAACGTCTTGAATCTCTCATGTTCATGTTTATGCTTAAAGAAGACTTCTCAAGCATTAAGGACTCCTTTGCCACATTAGAG GTTGCATGCCACGAACTCAGAAAAAGCAGGCTATTCCTCAAACTACTCGAAGCAGTTCTCAAAACCGGCAACCGCATGAACGACGGAACCTACCGTGGAGGCGCACAGGCATTCAGGCTCGACACCCTCCTCAAACTCTCCGACGTAAAAGGAACAGACAGCAAGACAACACTCCTGCACTTCGTCGTCCAAGAAATCATCCGCTCCGAGGGAATAAGAGCCGTGCGAACAGAAAGAGCGAGCAGAAGCATCTCTAGCGTCGGAACCAATAACGATTCCGACGAAGGAACAGAGGAGTCCGAGGAGCATTACCGCAGCCTCGGACTCCAGGTGGTCTCCGGGCTCGGAGACGTGAAAAAGGCCGCGCTTATAGACGGGGATGCGCTAAGCAGCTCCGTCTCTAAGCTTGGCTACTCCATGGTGAAGACTCAAGAATTCTTGGACAGGGACATGAAGAGCATTGAGGAAGAGAGTGAGTTCCAGCATTGCATGGAGAGTTTCATGGTGAGAGCGAGGGAGGAAGTGACGTGGCTGGTGGATGAAGAGAAGAGGATAATGGCTTTGGTTAAGAGCACTGCGGACTACTTTCACGGGAACGCGGGGAAGGACGAAGGGCTACGTTTGTTCTTGATCGTGCGTGATTTCTTGACCATATTGGACAAGGTTTGCAGAGAGGTGAGCGAGTCCACCGTGAACTTAGCCAAGGCTGCAAGCAATAGCGCCAAAGAAGGGACTAGGAGTTCGGTTTCTTCTTCCCAAAACTCCACAACTCCGCCTGTTGATCTTCATAGAAGGCTGTTTCCAGCAATTGCGGAGAGGAGAGTAGATTACTCTAGCTCTGACGAGGatgaagaattttaa